The following are encoded in a window of Cydia splendana chromosome 6, ilCydSple1.2, whole genome shotgun sequence genomic DNA:
- the LOC134791273 gene encoding protein yellow-like, producing MLLAAVLALAVAAAAAQNETRPPPPRREQFRVIYEWNAIDFDWASPADREAYLNTSRYIPQNVLISGISFYGENLFITVPRMMRGVPATLATIPVVQSDTAPKLRPFPSWDANKVGDCQALQFVQNVQVDRNGILWVLDNGRVNTLTDKPDSKCPPSIVLIDLKTGKNEMQRFPLSPVDSSSTYLNDLVIDNRRDGDYAYITDNSATDPGIIVFRRSDKKSWKVRDSHSMSAVPEATTFRINGTTVDLPVNVDSIALGPQFLAGVTVDRTIYYCPLSSFHMYAINASVLRNETIGQRDGALRPYVVDLGIKASQTDGMKMDANGVLYFGLVGNSTIAEWNTSLPFQHGQRTIARDANYIQWVDRFAFDDHGNVYVVVNRLFNFMKNEVSLSDVNYRILKSHTGSKSYVFGEEVTPPGLPGGAAPLRALGASLLLAALAHLLA from the coding sequence ATGCTGCTCGCCGCAGTGCTCGCCCTCGCCGTCGCCGCCGCGGCCGCCCAGAACGAGACGCGACCCCCGCCCCCGAGGCGCGAACAGTTCCGCGTCATCTACGAATGGAACGCCATCGATTTCGACTGGGCCTCCCCGGCCGATCGGGAGGCCTACCTCAATACAAGCAGATATATTCCCCAGAACGTCCTAATATCTGGAATAAGCTTCTACGGAGAAAACCTGTTCATAACGGTGCCGAGGATGATGCGAGGGGTCCCGGCGACTCTCGCGACGATCCCGGTGGTTCAGAGCGACACGGCGCCCAAGCTGCGCCCGTTTCCTAGCTGGGACGCCAACAAGGTCGGCGACTGCCAGGCGCTGCAGTTCGTGCAGAACGTGCAGGTTGACCGCAACGGGATCCTGTGGGTCCTAGATAACGGCCGCGTCAACACGCTCACCGACAAGCCAGACTCCAAGTGCCCGCCGTCGATCGTGCTCATCGACCTAAAGACCGGCAAAAATGAGATGCAGCGATTCCCGTTAAGCCCAGTGGACAGCTCTAGCACGTATCTAAATGATCTCGTCATTGATAACCGTCGCGATGGAGACTATGCTTACATTACGGATAACAGTGCCACCGATCCGGGTATTATAGTTTTCCGTCGCAGTGACAAGAAGTCGTGGAAAGTGCGTGATTCCCATTCAATGTCCGCCGTTCCCGAAGCGACCACTTTCCGCATCAACGGCACCACGGTGGACCTGCCGGTCAACGTGGACAGCATCGCGCTCGGACCCCAGTTCCTCGCCGGCGTCACGGTCGACCGCACCATCTACTACTGCCCACTGTCTAGCTTCCACATGTACGCCATCAATGCCTCAGTTTTGCGAAATGAAACTATTGGACAAAGGGACGGCGCTCTACGACCATATGTAGTCGATCTCGGAATTAAAGCATCCCAGACGGATGGTATGAAAATGGACGCAAACGGCGTACTCTACTTCGGCTTGGTGGGCAACTCTACCATCGCGGAATGGAACACGAGCCTGCCCTTCCAGCACGGACAGAGGACGATCGCCCGCGACGCCAACTACATTCAGTGGGTGGACCGATTCGCTTTCGACGACCACGGCAACGTTTACGTAGTAGTAAACAGGCTATTTAATTTCATGAAGAACGAAGTTTCGCTGAGTGATGTGAACTATAGGATTCTGAAGTCGCACACGGGGTCGAAGAGCTACGTGTTCGGGGAGGAGGTGACGCCGCCGGGGCTGccgggcggcgcggcgccgcTGCGCGCGCTAGGCGCGTCGTTGCTGCTGGCGGCGCTGGCGCACCTGCTGGCCTAG